A stretch of Anas platyrhynchos isolate ZD024472 breed Pekin duck chromosome 29, IASCAAS_PekinDuck_T2T, whole genome shotgun sequence DNA encodes these proteins:
- the LOC113839605 gene encoding procathepsin L isoform X1, with translation MTMAVVLGLLLALLGCSTALDLALEEAWEGWKSLYAKEYSREAEAVRREVWEKNLRRIEQHNREEARGQHTFRLAMNHYGDMTDEEFNQLLNGFTPAQQEEPPLLFQASPALKTPAEVDWRAKGYVTPVKNQGHCGSCWAFSATGALEGLVFNRTGKLVVLSEQNLIDCSRKLGNNGCHGGYMTRAFQYVRENGGLNSEHIYPYLATDTSSCRYNPQDRAANCSTIWLVAEGSEAALEQAVATVGPVSVAVDASGFFFHFYKSGVFSSMFCSHQVNHGMLAVGYGTSQEGGKNVSYWILKNSWSEAWGEQGYIRLLKGADNHCGVASQASFPLL, from the exons ATG ACCATGGcggtggtgctggggctgctgctggccctgctgggctgcagcacggcGCTGGACCTTGCCCTGGAGGAGGCGTGGGAAGGCTGGAAGAGCCTCTACGCCAAGGAGTACAGCAGG GAGGCTGAGGCTGTCCGCAGGGAGGTTTGGGAGAAGAACCTGCGGCGCATCGAGCAGCACAACCGCGAGGAGGCCCGGGGGCAGCACACCTTCCGCCTGGCCATGAACCACTACGGGGACATG ACGGACGAGGAGTTCAACCAGCTCCTGAACGGCTTCACCCCAGCgcagcaggaggagcccccgctgctCTTCCAGGCATCGCCAGCTCTGAAGACGCCGGCAGAGGTGGACTGGAGGGCTAAGGGCTACGTGACACCTGTGAAGAACCAG GGGCACTGCGGGTCGTGCTGGGCGTTCAGTGCCACGGGGGCCCTGGAGGGCCTCGTCTTCAACCGGACGGGGAAGCTGGTGGTGCTGAGCGAACAGAACCTCATCGACTGCTCTCGGAAGCTGGGCAACAATGGCTGCCACGGCGGCTACATGACCCGCGCCTTCCAGTACGTGCGTGAGAACGGCGGCTTGAACTCGGAGCACATCTACCCCTACCTGGCCACG GACACGTCCAGCTGCAGGTACAACCCCCAGGACAGGGCGGCCAACTGCTCCACCATCTGGCTGGTGGCCGAGGGCAGCGAGGCGGCGCTGGAGCAGGCGGTGGCGACTGTGGGTCCTGTGTCTGTGGCGGTGGATGCCAGTGGGTTCTTCTTTCACTTCTACAAGTCAG GTGTCTTCAGCAGCATGTTTTGCAGCCACCAGGTGAACCACGGGATGCTGGCCGTGGGCTATGGCACCAGCCAGGAGGGCGGGAAGAACGTGAGCTACTGGATCCTAAAGAACAG CTGGTCCGAGGCGTGGGGCGAGCAGGGCTACATCCGCCTGCTGAAGGGCGCCGACAACCACTGCGGGGTGGCCAGCCAGGCCAGCTTTCCTCTGCTCTGA
- the LOC113839605 gene encoding procathepsin L isoform X2 has product MAVVLGLLLALLGCSTALDLALEEAWEGWKSLYAKEYSREAEAVRREVWEKNLRRIEQHNREEARGQHTFRLAMNHYGDMTDEEFNQLLNGFTPAQQEEPPLLFQASPALKTPAEVDWRAKGYVTPVKNQGHCGSCWAFSATGALEGLVFNRTGKLVVLSEQNLIDCSRKLGNNGCHGGYMTRAFQYVRENGGLNSEHIYPYLATDTSSCRYNPQDRAANCSTIWLVAEGSEAALEQAVATVGPVSVAVDASGFFFHFYKSGVFSSMFCSHQVNHGMLAVGYGTSQEGGKNVSYWILKNSWSEAWGEQGYIRLLKGADNHCGVASQASFPLL; this is encoded by the exons ATGGcggtggtgctggggctgctgctggccctgctgggctgcagcacggcGCTGGACCTTGCCCTGGAGGAGGCGTGGGAAGGCTGGAAGAGCCTCTACGCCAAGGAGTACAGCAGG GAGGCTGAGGCTGTCCGCAGGGAGGTTTGGGAGAAGAACCTGCGGCGCATCGAGCAGCACAACCGCGAGGAGGCCCGGGGGCAGCACACCTTCCGCCTGGCCATGAACCACTACGGGGACATG ACGGACGAGGAGTTCAACCAGCTCCTGAACGGCTTCACCCCAGCgcagcaggaggagcccccgctgctCTTCCAGGCATCGCCAGCTCTGAAGACGCCGGCAGAGGTGGACTGGAGGGCTAAGGGCTACGTGACACCTGTGAAGAACCAG GGGCACTGCGGGTCGTGCTGGGCGTTCAGTGCCACGGGGGCCCTGGAGGGCCTCGTCTTCAACCGGACGGGGAAGCTGGTGGTGCTGAGCGAACAGAACCTCATCGACTGCTCTCGGAAGCTGGGCAACAATGGCTGCCACGGCGGCTACATGACCCGCGCCTTCCAGTACGTGCGTGAGAACGGCGGCTTGAACTCGGAGCACATCTACCCCTACCTGGCCACG GACACGTCCAGCTGCAGGTACAACCCCCAGGACAGGGCGGCCAACTGCTCCACCATCTGGCTGGTGGCCGAGGGCAGCGAGGCGGCGCTGGAGCAGGCGGTGGCGACTGTGGGTCCTGTGTCTGTGGCGGTGGATGCCAGTGGGTTCTTCTTTCACTTCTACAAGTCAG GTGTCTTCAGCAGCATGTTTTGCAGCCACCAGGTGAACCACGGGATGCTGGCCGTGGGCTATGGCACCAGCCAGGAGGGCGGGAAGAACGTGAGCTACTGGATCCTAAAGAACAG CTGGTCCGAGGCGTGGGGCGAGCAGGGCTACATCCGCCTGCTGAAGGGCGCCGACAACCACTGCGGGGTGGCCAGCCAGGCCAGCTTTCCTCTGCTCTGA
- the MYDGF gene encoding myeloid-derived growth factor, producing MAAAASAERQEPAWSPPGRRSAGFLAKMAAPSGRSGRGLWGAVVAAAALLWLGARAAEGPSTAEFDVRPGGEVHSFSRSLGGYTCTFTYSAQGGTNEQWQMIVGVSEDDLLFSCSVWRPQGKSYLFFTQFKAEVKGAKIEHAMAYSQAAAGGQSDVPLKQEEFEITETTVSHREGKFRFELSKLMIVAKTPRDEL from the exons ATGGCCGCCGCGGCGTCCGCCGAGCGCCAGGAGCCCGCCTGGAGCCCTCCCGGCCGCCGTAGCGCGGGCTTCCtggccaagatggcggcgcccaGCGGGAGGAGCGGCCGGGGGCTGTGGGGCGCGGTGgtggccgccgccgccctgcTGTGGCTGGGGGCCCGGGCCGCCGAGGGCCCGAGCACCGCCGAATTCGACGTGAGGCCCGGCGGGGAGGTGCACTCCTTCTCCCGGAGCCTG GGAGGTTACACCTGCACCTTCACGTACTCTGCTCAGGGAGGAACGAACGAG CAATGGCAGATGATCGTTGGAGTCAGCGAAGATGACCTGCTCTTCTCCTGCTCTGTCTGGAG GCCCCAAGGGAAGTCTTATCTCTTCTTCACCCAGTTTAAAGCTGAAGTGAAAGGAGCCAAGATAGAGCACGCCATGGCTTAT TCTCAAGCTGCAGCGGGTGGACAAAGCGACGTCCCTTTAAAACAGGAAGAGTTTGAAATCACTGAAACAACAG TGTCTCACAGGGAAGGCAAGTTCCGTTTTGAACTGTCGAAACTCATGATCGTAGCAAAAACACCCCGTGATGAGCTGTGA
- the TNFAIP8L1 gene encoding tumor necrosis factor alpha-induced protein 8-like protein 1 isoform X2, with amino-acid sequence MDTFSTKSLALQAQKKLLSKMASKTVANVFIDDTSSEILDELYRATKEYTHNRKEAQKIIKNLIKIVMKLGVLYRNGQFSPEELLVMERFRKKVHTLAMTAVSFHQIDFTFDRRVMSGVLTECRDLLHQAVNSHLTAKSHSRINHVFNHFADYEFLSALYGPAEPYRTHLKRICEGVNKMLEEDSI; translated from the coding sequence ATGGACACCTTCAGCACCAAGAGCTTGGCCCTGCAGGCCCAGAAGAAGCTCTTGAGCAAAATGGCTTCCAAGACCGTGGCCAACGTCTTCATCGACGACACGAGCAGCGAGATCTTGGATGAGCTCTACCGGGCCACCAAGGAGTACACCCACAACCGCAAAGAGGCCCAGAAGATCATCAAAAACCTCATCAAGATCGTGATGAAGCTGGGCGTGCTGTACCGCAACGGGCAGTTCAGCCCCGAGGAGCTGCTGGTGATGGAGCGCTTCCGCAAGAAGGTGCATACCTTGGCCATGACAGCCGTCAGCTTCCACCAGATAGACTTCACCTTCGACCGCAGGGTCATGTCGGGTGTGCTCACCGAGTGCCGGGACCTGCTGCACCAGGCTGTCAACAGCCACCTGACGGCCAAGTCACACTCCCGCATCAACCACGTCTTCAATCACTTTGCGGACTACGAGTTCCTCTCGGCTCTCTACGGGCCGGCTGAGCCCTACCGCACCCACCTGAAGAGGATTTGCGAAGGCGTGAACAagatgctggaggaggacagCATATGA
- the TNFAIP8L1 gene encoding tumor necrosis factor alpha-induced protein 8-like protein 1 isoform X1 — protein MGTGNGSAGARTGHGLDEEVEVPLLAARALPLVAACSLHADPSIIEVLLCSCMKYSSRCQGSWLCARRGCRGEEQRRAKQRRQRPEMDTFSTKSLALQAQKKLLSKMASKTVANVFIDDTSSEILDELYRATKEYTHNRKEAQKIIKNLIKIVMKLGVLYRNGQFSPEELLVMERFRKKVHTLAMTAVSFHQIDFTFDRRVMSGVLTECRDLLHQAVNSHLTAKSHSRINHVFNHFADYEFLSALYGPAEPYRTHLKRICEGVNKMLEEDSI, from the exons ATGGGGACAGGGAATGGGAGCGCAGGGGCTCGCACGGGGCACGGCCTCGAcgaggaggtggaggtgccTCTGCTCGCGGCTCGAGCCCTTCCCCTCGTTGCTGCATGCTCGCTCCACGCTGACCCATCAATTATTGAAGTGCTTTTGTGTTCCTGCATGAAATATTCATCCCGCTGCCAGGGGAGCTGGCTGTGCGCTCGCAGGGGCTGCCGGGGTGAGGAGCAGCGGCGCGCAAAGCAACGCCGACAGAGACCTG AGATGGACACCTTCAGCACCAAGAGCTTGGCCCTGCAGGCCCAGAAGAAGCTCTTGAGCAAAATGGCTTCCAAGACCGTGGCCAACGTCTTCATCGACGACACGAGCAGCGAGATCTTGGATGAGCTCTACCGGGCCACCAAGGAGTACACCCACAACCGCAAAGAGGCCCAGAAGATCATCAAAAACCTCATCAAGATCGTGATGAAGCTGGGCGTGCTGTACCGCAACGGGCAGTTCAGCCCCGAGGAGCTGCTGGTGATGGAGCGCTTCCGCAAGAAGGTGCATACCTTGGCCATGACAGCCGTCAGCTTCCACCAGATAGACTTCACCTTCGACCGCAGGGTCATGTCGGGTGTGCTCACCGAGTGCCGGGACCTGCTGCACCAGGCTGTCAACAGCCACCTGACGGCCAAGTCACACTCCCGCATCAACCACGTCTTCAATCACTTTGCGGACTACGAGTTCCTCTCGGCTCTCTACGGGCCGGCTGAGCCCTACCGCACCCACCTGAAGAGGATTTGCGAAGGCGTGAACAagatgctggaggaggacagCATATGA